From the genome of Acipenser ruthenus chromosome 14, fAciRut3.2 maternal haplotype, whole genome shotgun sequence, one region includes:
- the LOC117419569 gene encoding NADH dehydrogenase [ubiquinone] 1 alpha subcomplex subunit 5-like yields MAGVLKKTTGLVGLAVSQNPHERLRILYSKILASLQTIPKDAAYRTYTEQLINDRFDLVKSEPDIEKLERKINCGQIEEVIVQAENELSLSRKMVEWKPWEPLIEEPPTNQWKWPI; encoded by the exons ATGGCTGGTGTGTTGAAGAAG accacTGGTTTAGTGGGGCTTGCAGTGTCTCAAAACCCTCATGAG CGCCTGAGGATACTTTATTCCAAAATCCTTGCATCTCTGCAGACTATTCCAAAAGATGCAGCCTACAGAACGTACACAGAACAGCTCATCAATGACAGATTTGACTTGGTAAAATCG GAACCGGATATAGAGAAGCTGGAAAGAAAAATCAACTGTGGACAGATAGAGGAAGTTATTGTCCAG GCTGAGAATGAGCTCTCGTTATCCAGGAAGATGGTTGAATGGAAACCATGGGAACCTTTAATTGAAGAACCCCCAACCAACCAGTGGAAATGGccaatttaa